From the genome of Campylobacter concisus:
ACTTACATCGAGGTTTTAAATAAGCATTACAATACAAATTTGCCAGGAAACGTAGTTGATAAAGACGGCAAAATAATCGGTCGCCACCAAGGTTATATGCACTATACTATCGGTAAGCGCCGTGGTTTTGAGGTTTTTGGTGCTCATGAGCCACATTTCGTTATAAAAATAAATGCCGATAAAAACGAGATCATTGTTGGGACAAAAGATGATTTGGCTCAAAAGGTAGTCGAGCTTGAAAACGTAAATTTGTTTATAGATAAAGATAAATTTGAGTGCGAAACTAAGATAAGATATAGAAGCCCTAAACTTGATGCTTTTGTTGAGGTTGATAAAGAGAATAAAACAGCGAAACTAACGCTAAATCAAAATGCGCTTGGTGTGGCGCAAGGTCAGCTTTGTGTTATGTATGATGGCGATAAGGTTATTGCAAGTGGATTTATAAAAGGCTAGTTTTAGCCTTTTATAAAAATTTATTGGGCTCTGTACAATTTTTTATAAATTAAGCTAAAATTTATTGACAAAACATATCTTTTCGTCTATAATACGAGCTCTTTTCAAGTGTTCCGGATTAGCTCAGCGGTAGAGTAGGTGACTGTTAATCACTTGGTCGCTGGTTCGAACCCAGCATCCGGAGCCATATATACCCAAAAATCCATTTTAAGCCCCGATTTTACCGATATTTCAAGAGCTTTAAGCTTTATTGGTTTATTAAATTGGTTCCTTATTTGTTCCCGAAATTTTTTAATATTCCAATTTCTTACCAAGCTTTCTAAGTTAATCTAAGATACTTTATTTTTGTTTTTAAAAATACGAAAATAATTTTTTACTCTCAATTACTCTAAAATACCCTAAGGAACCATAGGGTATTAAAATTTTTGAAAATTACTTAAAAATCATTCAAAAATGCAAAAGTAAACGAAAAGTTGCTGTAATTAGTTATGTAAGAACTAAGCAGAAGGAGAAAAATAATATGCTTAATGAACTATATATAACGACGTAGGGTACAAAACGCTTCTTGAGCACATATCTAGCCAATATAAAGGAAAAGTGGTTTTAGACAGAAAGCAAACCGCATGGGCTCTTGACATCGGTGTATCTACTCTTGATCTTCGTATATCGCAGAGCAGAGATATTCCACGTTATATCAAAATGGGAGATGCAAAGAATTCTCGCATGGCGTTTGCGATAACCGATATTACAGCTTATATTTTTCAAAAAAGGGTTAAAACATGCTCTTAATTTCTATAGTAGATAATAAAGAAAAGGATCAAAAATGAGTAATGCCCTTCAAATAGGCGGATACAACATGGTTCTTTGTGTAAGAAGCGAGTTTTTAACCTTAAAGAAGGCTGCAACAAGATATGAGCACAATGTTAGAGAGGCTAGGCATGCCTCTAAAATCGGATATCTTAGAGGTAACAGCCGAAATAATAGATACATAGTGCTTAGCGAATATAACGATAACGGCAATATGCGAGAGATCGCAGCCGGAGATAAAGAATTTAACGATAAGAAATACATAAAAGCGTTTTTGAGAGAATATCACGAAAAAATGAAAGCCGACTACGAAGTCCAAACTAAAATTTATAAAAACGGCAAGGCGGTAAAGAATCATTGGCGTGAAAATATGGTCGGATTTTCCGAAATAGTCATCAGTTTCGGTACCGATCGGAATAAAGAGCCCAAAGAAGGTTTAAGCCAAACCGAGACAAATTTTATCAACGCCCAAGTTTCGCTTGACAGAGTCCTTAAATTTGCGAGATCATACTGTGCAAAATACGGCGTAAAGTGTTTATTGATTAGCGAGCACAACGACGAAAAGACTAAACACTATCAACTGATTTTTACGAATTATCTCTTTAAAGAACATAGAAATTTAAGATTCGACGGAAAAGGAAATACGAGTAAATTCGGCAGAAGCATGCAAGAAATGGGCGGTATAGCATTTGACGGCATCGCTCTAAGAGGCGAAATAGGCAGCAAGGCAAGACATAAAAATTTAAAACAAATGCACCAAGACGAAAAAGAGTTTAACGACAAGCAAGAGCTAAAAAATTAAAGGCTCAATTAAACTTAAGCGGATTCTCTCTTATCAATTTTAATAGTTTTTGATAAGTTTTCCTGTGTAGTTTTAGTATTATATCTAAATTCGCACTCTTTAAGACGAAGCAAGAAATTCTCTTTCTTAATGCCTTTAAATTTAGATAATCTATGTTTGGCATATCCACAAAAGTTTTCTATACCGTTGATATGATTTTTACCATTTGCTAATTCATTTTTAGAGTGCTTCACTCTATAATGCGCTTTGACTCCGTAATCAACAAAGCCATCATAAGCCTTCCAATAATCAGAGTAAATAATGCTCTCGTCCAGATCGCTAAACTCCGATAATATCGATATCAGTTCATTAGCAGAACAGTTTTTAACTATTTGGGTATAGACCTTACCGTCACGCTTTAACTTTTCGAACACCGGTGTTTTATTTGCCGCGTTTCTGCCTCTTTTCTCAAAGAGAACGCAAGCACAAGACCTCTTACTCTCTTAGCTCCAAAGTAGCTTTCGTCAATCTCTATCTCGCCTGAAAACTTAGATATCTTCTCACTCTCTTTAGACATAAGATTTCTTATTTCTCTAAAGATTTTATATAGGGTTGCTTCTGAAATTTTAGTTAAATTCGATATCTTTGATGCTTCTATATCTTCCGCGAAGTACTTTAGAATTTCTCTAAATTTCTTCTCTGAAATTCGGGAACGGATTATATATTTGTTTTTCATCGAACTCATCGTAACTTAATGCTCCTTTGCGTGAGCTTAAGTTAAAGAGAGCCAAAAATTATAAAGAAAAAATGCTGAAAGAACACACTCTTTTAGCAGTATTTTCTTTGCCTTCGGATGTCTTTCATCCCGGTTCTTCTTCAGTAGCGTATTGTATGGTTTTTGAATTGGGTGTTAGGCATTCTGACACCCATAAAACATTTTTTGGATATTATAAAGATGATGCTTTTCAAAAAAGAAAAAATTTAGGTAGAGTAGAGAAGGCTGAGGGCTCTTGGGCTGAAACGGAGAAAGAATGGCTTAATCTTTATCGTAACAAAATTGAAAAAGACGGAATCCCTGTTTTAAAAACAATAAATGCAAATGACGAATGGTTGGCTGAAGCATATATGAAAATAAACTATTCTAGTATATCAATAAAGAATTTTGAAAAAACCGTAAGAGAATGTGCGTCTTTCGTCGTAAAATTAGGAAAAGCAAATCTGAGCAATACTGCACCTAAGATGCAAAAAATAAATAAAAATTTAAATATTTCTAATTGGAAGTATTTTGAATTGGGAACTTTATTTAAAATTGAATCAACAAAAGGAGATAATACTAATAATTTAATAGAGGGGGGGGGAGACGTTGCGTATATAGCCGCAAAAAAAGAATCAAACGGATACGAATTTATGTGGTCGCTTAATGACAATAAAGAATACATTTCAAGGGGCAATTGTATTTATTTATACAACTTGAGCAAGGAAGCGCAGGCTACTCGCTGTATCAAGGATATGATTTTATCGGAATGAGTGGAAAGACTTCCTGTGGATACAGTGAACGCCTAAATAAATATAATGGATTGTTTTTAACCACTATATTAGACTTAGAAAGAAATAAATTTTCATACGGTAGAAGTTGGACAGGCGATAGGCTCCTAAAAACAAACATTTTGTTGCCAGCCATAAAAATAAACGAAACCGATTTTGAGCCAGATTGGGATTTTATGGAAAATTATATAAAAACACTAAAATTTGCGAACATTATTTAGATTTAATAAAAAAATGAATTTGTGCGGATACTACATAATGCCGAAAAATATCGGAGCCGAAAGAAGAAGCAAAGGTTAAAGACGAAACGATAGAAAATTTACAGGATAAGTTAACTATATTAGAAAACTTTAAAACGAAGGTCATTGGTTTTATCTCAAAAATAAGTAATTTAATACCGAATGTTAATAAGCTGCTAGATGATGAGTCGACGGAGATAAAAATGAGATAAAAGACAAGTATAGTAGGGATGGGATGGAGATATAAGCAAGTTATCGGCAGCAAGAAATCTTTAATAGATTGTTATAGAGTGGGTACCGGTAGGACAAATTTTATCAAAATGACTAATATGTGATTTTTGCTTTCAAAATACGATTTTAAAGGCAAATTTAGCCAAAAAAGGAATATTCTAAATTTACATATTACTTAAATAATTCTTAAAGAAATATACTAATTTTAAAACTAAATTTATATTTGCAGTTGTATAATAATCTCATAATTTTCAGTAATACTAGAAAGGAGCAAAAATGGAAGAGATCGTAAAGACCACCTGTCCATATTGCGGTACGGGCTGCGGCATCGATCTTATCGTGCGAAACGGTAGAATCGTAGATGCCAAACCTAGCAAAGACCACCACGTAAACGACGGCGAGCTTTGCTTAAAAGGAATGTTCGGATGGGAGTTTGTAAACTCTCCTAAACGCTTAAGCCGACCGATGATGAGAAAGCTAAACGGCGTCTACGACAAGCACGGCGAGCTTGAAGAAGTGAGTTTTGAGGAGGTTTATGATTTCCTCGCGGATAAATTTAAATCCACCGTCGAAAAATACGGCCCAAGCTCGATCATGGGCTTTAGCTCTGCGCGCTCAAATAACGAAGATAACTACATTTTCCAGAAATTTTTCCGCGCCCAGGGCAGCAACAACGTCGATCACTGCGCCCGTCTTTGACACGCTCCTACAGTGGCAGGTCTTGCCAGCACGCTAGGAAACGGAACGATGACGAACGATTTGGTCGAATTTGCGACCGACACGGACGTATTTTTACTCATCGGTACCAACACGAGCGAGTGTCACCCGATCATCGCTATGCAGATGCAGCGCGGCCTTCAGCGAGGCGCGAAGATGATCGTCGTAGATCCAAAGCGCACCGATATGGCCAAAAAAGCCGATATTTTCTTGCAAATCCCGATCGGAGCGAATATCAAAACGCTAAATACGATGATGCATGTCATAATCGCCGAAAATTTGCAAGATAGCGAATTTATCGAGAAGTACTCCGAGGGATTTGAATATCTAAAAGAAGCGGTTAAGGACTTCACGCCTGAGCGTTTCGAGCGCGAAACCGGTATAAAAAAAGAGCTTGTCATAGAGGCAGCTAGGATGTATGCTAAAGCAGGCGCGGCGGCAATTTGCTACACGATGGGTATCACGCAGTTTAGCGACGGAACGTCAAACGTATTTTCGCTATCAAATTTAGCCGTTTTAACCGGAAATTTAGGCAAAAAGGGTGCTGGCGTAAATCCTCTACGCGGTCAAAACAACGTCCAAGGCGCATGCGACATGGGCGCGCTGCCTAACGTCATCCCGGCCGGCGCGGTAAATAGCCCTTATGCACAGGAGCAAGCGCGCAAAGTATGGCACTTTGAGCTAAATCCGGTTCCGGGCTTTAAGCTAACGCAAGCGCCGGATAAAATGGATAGCGGCGAGCTAAAAGTCCTCTACGTCTACGGCGAAAACCCCGTAATGAGCGATCCTTGGACTGAGCACTTCGCCCACGCCGTGCATCATCTAGACTGCTTTATCGTGCAGGATCTTTTCTTTACAGAGAGCGCGCATAAGGCCGATGTGGTGCTACCTGCCGCGGGCTGGGGCGAAAAGGACGGAACCTTTATCAACACCTCTCGCCGCGTTCAACGCACTCGCAAGGCTAGCGAACCCGTTAGCGGCGTGGAGCCTGATTGGAAGGTCGTTTGCAACATCGCAAACCGCATGGGGATAGAGGGGTTTGATTTTGCGAGCCCTGAGCAAATTTGGAACGAGCTAAGGGAGCTTATGCCTAAATTTTTCGGCGGTATCAGCTACTATAGACTAGGCAAACTAGGAGGTATCAGCTGGCCATGCCCGGACGAGGAGCATCCGGGTACGCCGGTGCTTTACTCCGATCACAAGTCCATGCTGCCTGGCGGCAAATTCCGCTTCGCGCCGGTACTTTACGTAGATGATAAAGAGGGACGCGCAAAGGCTGAGGCCGAATTTAGAGCCAAGATGAATATCCCGGAGGGTTACCCCGTCGGTAGCGGCGCGCTTAGCGAGGTGCCTGATGAGGTATATCCGTGCCTATTTACGACCGGACGCAAGGTCTATCACTACCACACCGGCACGATGACTAGAGAGTGTCCGGCTCTTGAATACGGTGCGGGCATCGAGGGCGCGCTCATAGAGGTGAGCCCGGATATCGCTCGCGAGAGAGAGCTAGAGGAAGGCTGCTACGCGCTCGTGCAAAACAAACGCGGCCAGATCGCGGCCAAACTGCGCGTAAATCCGGATCTAAAAGAAGGCACGATATTTACGACCTTCCACTATAGCGAGGCCGACGGTAACGAGCTAGCAAACGCCGGCGACCCAGATCCGCTCTCAGGCATCACACCGCTAAAGATGACGATAGCAAATATCAGACGTCTAAGCGAAGATGAGTTTATCAAATTTAGAGAGCAAAACGAGATGTCGATGCACTCGGCAAATCCGTATTTGTCTCCTGTTAGAGC
Proteins encoded in this window:
- a CDS encoding spermidine/putrescine ABC transporter substrate-binding protein, whose product is MEEIVKTTCPYCGTGCGIDLIVRNGRIVDAKPSKDHHVNDGELCLKGMFGWEFVNSPKRLSRPMMRKLNGVYDKHGELEEVSFEEVYDFLADKFKSTVEKYGPSSIMGFSSARSNNEDNYIFQKFFRAQGSNNVDHCARL
- a CDS encoding formate dehydrogenase gives rise to the protein MTNDLVEFATDTDVFLLIGTNTSECHPIIAMQMQRGLQRGAKMIVVDPKRTDMAKKADIFLQIPIGANIKTLNTMMHVIIAENLQDSEFIEKYSEGFEYLKEAVKDFTPERFERETGIKKELVIEAARMYAKAGAAAICYTMGITQFSDGTSNVFSLSNLAVLTGNLGKKGAGVNPLRGQNNVQGACDMGALPNVIPAGAVNSPYAQEQARKVWHFELNPVPGFKLTQAPDKMDSGELKVLYVYGENPVMSDPWTEHFAHAVHHLDCFIVQDLFFTESAHKADVVLPAAGWGEKDGTFINTSRRVQRTRKASEPVSGVEPDWKVVCNIANRMGIEGFDFASPEQIWNELRELMPKFFGGISYYRLGKLGGISWPCPDEEHPGTPVLYSDHKSMLPGGKFRFAPVLYVDDKEGRAKAEAEFRAKMNIPEGYPVGSGALSEVPDEVYPCLFTTGRKVYHYHTGTMTRECPALEYGAGIEGALIEVSPDIARERELEEGCYALVQNKRGQIAAKLRVNPDLKEGTIFTTFHYSEADGNELANAGDPDPLSGITPLKMTIANIRRLSEDEFIKFREQNEMSMHSANPYLSPVRA